Proteins encoded by one window of Lathyrus oleraceus cultivar Zhongwan6 chromosome 1, CAAS_Psat_ZW6_1.0, whole genome shotgun sequence:
- the LOC127086055 gene encoding uncharacterized protein LOC127086055 isoform X2, with translation MEKMEDESPRNRVKFLCSYGGKVLPRPSDGVLKYVGGETRVICIPRDATFADMMKKVSGVVDGEVVLKYQVIPEELDTLVSVRTEDDLKHMITELDRHESSGSSLLRTFLFPLKPLIVDNQSQMQMQQAAPHSLPVEPYFLEQRYLDAINGIIRPSPGSKYAACSTCSSPKSTSPDGCTSGESPFHYQGMQQLQKGMVSMQRVRSSPSLSSLTNSYNNTQQLQQQQQQPHNHGISRSRSSHYQYQQLSLVGGLRPIHEVGIGMGMGMGRISPSQMSMNMMTDNMSSSSSRGMNYYYSNANRPHKGYAYHDDSVGHVIPSVPRSPRTYLGE, from the exons ATGGAGAAAATGGAGGATGAATCTCCCAGGAATAGAGTCAAATTCCTTTGCAGTTATGGCGGAAAGGTTCTTCCTAGGCCCTCCGATGGAGTCCTTAAGTATGTAGGCGGCGAGACTCGCGTCATTTGTATTCCCCGCGACGCCACTTTCGCAG ATATGATGAAGAAGGTGAGTGGCGTGGTTGATGGCGAGGTGGTGTTGAAGTACCAGGTGATTCCTGAAGAACTTGATACATTGGTGTCTGTTAGAACAGAAGATGACTTGAAGCACATGATTACGGAACTTGATCGGCACGAGAGTAGTGGATCATCATTGCTTCGCACATTTCTGTTTCCTTTGAAGCCATTGATAGTTGACAACCAGAGTCAGATGCAAATGCAACAAGCAGCACCACATTCACTTCCTGTTGAACCATATTTCTTAGAACAGCGTTACCTTGATGCCATCAACGGAATCATACGCCCAAGCCCCGGCTCTAAATATGCGGCTTGCTCTACGTGTTCTTCGCCAAAATCAACCTCTCCAGATGGATGTACTAGCGGGGAATCACCGTTCCACTACCAAGGTATGCAGCAGTTACAGAAGGGTATGGTTTCAATGCAGAGAGTGAGAAGCTCTCCAAGTTTATCCAGCCTTACAAACAGCTACAATAATACACAACAGTTacagcagcagcagcagcaaccGCATAATCACGGTATTAGTAGAAGTAGGAGTAGTCATTATCAATACCAGCAACTCTCTCTTGTTGGTGGACTTAGACCAATACATGAAGTAGGGATTGGAATGGGAATGGGAATGGGAAGGATATCTCCATCTCAGATGAGTATGAATATGATGACAGATAATATGAGTAGTAGCAGTAGTAGGGGTATGAATTACTATTACTCTAATGCAAACAGACCCCATAAAGGTTATGCATACCATGATGATTCAGTTGGTCATGTTATTCCATCAGTCCCCCGGAGTCCCAGAACGTATTTAGGTGAATGA
- the LOC127086055 gene encoding uncharacterized protein LOC127086055 isoform X1 gives MEKMEDESPRNRVKFLCSYGGKVLPRPSDGVLKYVGGETRVICIPRDATFADMMKKVSGVVDGEVVLKYQVIPEELDTLVSVRTEDDLKHMITELDRHESSGSSLLRTFLFPLKPLIVDNQSQMQMQQAAPHSLPVEPYFLEQRYLDAINGIIRPSPGSKYAACSTCSSPKSTSPDGCTSGESPFHYQGMQQLQKGMVSMQRVRSSPSLSSLTNSYNNTQQLQQQQQQPHNHGISRSRSSHYQYQQLSLVGGLRPIHEVGIGMGMGMGRISPSQMSMNMMTDNMSSSSSRGMNYYYSNANRPHKGYAYHDDSVGHVIPSVPRSPRTYLGE, from the exons ATGGAGAAAATGGAGGATGAATCTCCCAGGAATAGAGTCAAATTCCTTTGCAGTTATGGCGGAAAGGTTCTTCCTAGGCCCTCCGATGGAGTCCTTAAGTATGTAGGCGGCGAGACTCGCGTCATTTGTATTCCCCGCGACGCCACTTTCGCAG ATATGATGAAGAAGGTGAGTGGCGTGGTTGATGGCGAGGTGGTGTTGAAGTACCAGGTGATTCCTGAAGAACTTGATACATTGGTGTCTGTTAGAACAGAAGATGACTTGAAGCACATGATTACGGAACTTGATCGGCACGAGAGTAGTGGATCATCATTGCTTCGCACATTTCTGTTTCCTTTGAAGCCATTGATAGTTGACAACCAGAGTCAGATGCAAATGCAACAAGCAGCACCACATTCACTTCCTGTTGAACCATATTTCTTAGAACAGCGTTACCTTGATGCCATCAACGGAATCATACGCCCAAGCCCCGGCTCTAAATATGCGGCTTGCTCTACGTGTTCTTCGCCAAAATCAACCTCTCCAGATGGATGTACTAGCGGGGAATCACCGTTCCACTACCAAGGTATGCAGCAGTTACAGAAGGGTATGGTTTCAATGCAGAGAGTGAGAAGCTCTCCAAGTTTATCCAGCCTTACAAACAGCTACAATAATACACAACAGTTacagcagcagcagcagcaaccGCATAATCACGGTATTAGTAGAAGTAGGAGTAGTCATTATCAATACCAGCAACTCTCTCTTGTTGGTGGACTTAGACCAATACATGAAGTAGGGATTGGAATGGGAATGGGAATGGGAAGGATATCTCCATCTCAGATGAGTATGAATATGATGACAGATAATATGAGTAGTAGCAGTAGTAGGGGTATGAATTACTATTACTCTAATGCAAACAGACCCCATAAAGGTTATGCATACCATGATGATTCAGTTGGTCATGTTATTCCATCAGTCCCCCGGAGTCCCAGAACGTATTTAG GTGAATGA